The genomic stretch AGGAGGTGGTCTACGCGTTGACGGTGACCAACGCGAGCGGTGTTGCCCAGACCGGCCTGGTGCTCGATGCCACGACCCCAACCGACATGACGGTCAGCAGTGGTGATCTCACGGATGGCGGAGTCTGCCCTGGCAGTTCTTGCAGCCCGGGGGAAGTGGCGCAGTGGAGTCTCGGGACGCTGGCCGATGGCGCCAGCCGCACCGTCGCCCTATCGGCGCATCTCGACTCAATCTCTCCGCTGCCCGACGGCACGATCCTCTCCCTCGCCGCCACGGTCTCGGACGGCGGAAGCGTTGCGGCAGCCGCGACCCGCAATGTCGTGGCCGACTCGACGCCCGATCTCGCCCTGGGTCTGTCCTCCGGCAGTGAGCCGGTCGAGCCGGGAGGACTCGTCACCTACGAGCTGGTCTACGCCCACCGGGGCAGCACTGCTGCGCTCGACGCGCTGTTACGTATGCCCGTGCCCGTGGGCACGACCTTCGTCTCGGCGAGCGGCGGCGGCGCGCTCGTTGGCAACACGGTGGAGTGGTCCCTCGGCGCCTTCGCGGTG from Actinomycetes bacterium encodes the following:
- a CDS encoding DUF11 domain-containing protein produces the protein QQTLTVQVTAASGEVIDATAEIFDQLSAAKPARASSVAAVRSARPLTLSISASPDPVRPGEEVVYALTVTNASGVAQTGLVLDATTPTDMTVSSGDLTDGGVCPGSSCSPGEVAQWSLGTLADGASRTVALSAHLDSISPLPDGTILSLAATVSDGGSVAAAATRNVVADSTPDLALGLSSGSEPVEPGGLVTYELVYAHRGSTAALDALLRMPVPVGTTFVSASGGGALVGNTVEWSLGAFAVQAAGQQTLTVQVTAASGEVIDATAEIFDQLSAAKPARASSVAAVRSARPLT